The Salinispora tropica CNB-440 genome has a window encoding:
- a CDS encoding NAD-dependent epimerase/dehydratase family protein, translating to MAIHVVVGAGPVGAATARLLAERGERVRVVSRRGAGPEHPAIEPIAADATDAAHLTRLTAGAAALYNCANPAYHRWDIDWPPLAAALLTTAERTGAVLATIGNLYGYGPVDGPMTESTPLAATGVKGRVRNQMWADALAAHEAGRARTTEVRGSDYLGIGANSLTTLVLSNVLTGRRVVLPVDFDVPHTITYVGDVARTVVAAATDPEAWGRAWHVPSPPALSVRELATRAAALAGARTPRLTRLPYPALWLGGLVNPFLRELRETAYQFVRPYLLDSSAAQRALGIEPTALDEALTESLGALRPNPGASSATLSS from the coding sequence ATGGCAATTCACGTCGTCGTCGGCGCGGGCCCGGTCGGTGCCGCGACCGCCCGCCTCCTCGCCGAGCGGGGGGAACGGGTCCGGGTGGTGAGCCGCCGCGGTGCTGGCCCCGAACATCCGGCCATCGAGCCCATCGCCGCGGACGCGACCGACGCCGCCCACCTGACCCGCCTGACGGCCGGTGCCGCCGCCCTCTACAACTGCGCCAACCCCGCGTATCACCGGTGGGACATTGACTGGCCACCGCTGGCTGCCGCGTTGCTCACCACCGCGGAGCGGACCGGTGCGGTGCTCGCCACGATCGGCAACCTCTATGGGTACGGCCCGGTCGACGGGCCGATGACCGAGTCCACCCCGCTCGCCGCGACCGGCGTCAAGGGGCGGGTACGCAATCAGATGTGGGCCGATGCGCTGGCCGCCCACGAGGCGGGCCGGGCTCGGACGACCGAGGTCCGCGGCTCGGACTACCTCGGGATCGGGGCCAACTCGCTTACCACCCTGGTCCTGTCGAACGTACTGACCGGCCGCCGAGTGGTCTTGCCGGTCGACTTCGACGTCCCGCACACCATCACCTACGTCGGCGACGTAGCCAGAACCGTGGTCGCCGCCGCCACCGACCCGGAGGCCTGGGGGCGGGCCTGGCACGTGCCCAGCCCACCCGCGCTCAGCGTGCGGGAACTGGCCACTCGCGCCGCGGCCCTGGCCGGTGCGCGCACGCCGCGGCTGACTCGGCTGCCCTACCCGGCGCTTTGGCTGGGCGGCCTGGTCAATCCGTTTCTCCGGGAGCTGCGGGAGACGGCATACCAGTTCGTTCGTCCGTACCTGTTGGACTCCTCGGCCGCCCAGCGGGCCCTTGGGATCGAACCGACCGCGCTCGACGAGGCCCTCACCGAGAGCCTCGGTGCGCTGCGCCCGAACCCCGGTGCCAGCTCGGCGACGCTCAGTTCCTAA
- a CDS encoding helix-turn-helix domain-containing protein, which yields MTETANARKIAFATFVRRALDEARATRAWSGTEVSRRTGVSRQTINRWVRGDWASDPEAERVVAFCEGLGLDRATAFTALGWDRQNAAHRAGATPPPMDPDVQALLRRLVDPEVSDAEKFHIRETIRYLAYRPTLPIAASNRGKRVG from the coding sequence GTGACCGAGACGGCCAACGCACGGAAGATCGCCTTCGCCACCTTCGTCCGTCGCGCGCTCGACGAGGCCCGGGCCACCCGAGCCTGGAGCGGCACTGAGGTCTCCCGACGCACCGGCGTCTCCCGGCAGACAATCAATCGATGGGTCCGGGGCGACTGGGCCAGCGACCCGGAGGCGGAACGCGTCGTGGCCTTCTGCGAAGGCCTCGGGCTCGACCGGGCCACCGCCTTCACCGCCCTGGGCTGGGACCGGCAGAACGCCGCGCATCGAGCCGGGGCGACCCCGCCCCCGATGGATCCCGATGTCCAGGCGCTCCTGCGCCGACTGGTAGACCCCGAGGTATCGGACGCGGAGAAGTTCCACATTCGAGAAACTATCCGTTACCTCGCGTATCGCCCAACCCTCCCGATAGCAGCCTCAAACCGGGGCAAACGGGTTGGATGA
- a CDS encoding NAD(P)/FAD-dependent oxidoreductase has product MHEVDIAVVGAGPAGLFAAYYAGFRGLSVAVVDALPEPGGQITAMYPEKLIHDVAGFPAIKGRDLVANLVAQAAPFAPRYLLGTRAEKLSYADGRPVLGLAGGEQLHCGAVVITGGLGSFTPRPLPVAERFVGTGIIYFVPQPADLTGQDVLIVGGGDSAFDWASTLQPLARSVTLVHRREKFRAHAATVARVHALPVRVVVNAEVTRLHGGGAVTGAEITVRGGAAELLPVDTVVAALGFTADLGPLAEWGLRLDRRHLVVDSTMATNLPRVFAAGDITEYQGKVRLIATGFGEAATAVNNAAVVLDPAAHLFPGHSSDET; this is encoded by the coding sequence ATGCACGAGGTCGATATCGCGGTAGTCGGGGCCGGGCCCGCCGGCCTCTTCGCGGCGTACTATGCCGGTTTCCGAGGGCTCTCGGTGGCCGTGGTTGACGCGTTGCCCGAGCCTGGTGGCCAGATCACGGCGATGTATCCGGAGAAGCTGATCCACGATGTCGCCGGATTCCCGGCCATCAAGGGCCGGGACCTGGTGGCCAACCTGGTTGCCCAGGCCGCCCCGTTCGCGCCGCGCTACCTGCTCGGCACGCGGGCGGAGAAGCTGTCCTACGCCGACGGTCGGCCGGTGCTTGGCCTGGCCGGGGGCGAGCAGCTCCACTGCGGCGCGGTAGTGATCACCGGCGGGCTGGGCAGCTTCACACCCCGCCCACTGCCGGTCGCGGAGCGCTTCGTCGGCACCGGAATCATCTACTTCGTGCCGCAGCCGGCGGACCTCACCGGCCAGGACGTGCTCATTGTCGGTGGTGGGGACTCCGCCTTTGACTGGGCCTCAACCCTCCAGCCGCTGGCTCGTTCGGTGACCCTCGTGCATCGCCGGGAGAAGTTCCGCGCACACGCCGCCACCGTCGCCCGCGTCCACGCCCTGCCGGTGCGGGTCGTGGTGAACGCGGAGGTGACGAGGCTGCACGGGGGCGGCGCGGTCACCGGTGCCGAGATCACCGTCCGGGGCGGCGCAGCGGAGTTGTTGCCGGTCGACACCGTCGTCGCGGCGCTCGGCTTCACCGCCGACCTCGGCCCCTTGGCGGAGTGGGGCCTGCGCCTGGACCGCCGGCACCTCGTGGTGGACAGCACCATGGCGACGAACCTGCCGCGGGTCTTCGCCGCCGGGGACATAACCGAGTATCAGGGCAAGGTTCGCCTGATCGCCACCGGCTTCGGAGAGGCCGCGACCGCGGTGAACAACGCGGCTGTGGTGCTCGATCCGGCGGCGCACCTCTTCCCCGGGCACTCTTCCGACGAGACCTGA
- a CDS encoding rhomboid family intramembrane serine protease yields MSLLPEGSDPLRFGTEAFYAAIGRAFVAMCAVVPFLFLIEAVDQGLAFGLDPAAGIIPLRLDGLDGVFFSPFLHHGFDHLYSNSIPLILLGTFVLAAGARRFLWSTLIIILVSGLGIWFTGSPNSVVVGASGVIFGYLGILLTRGIVERSWWNFAVVLLVGLLYGWQLVGILPTDERISWQAHLFGLLGGVVAAIIFRRRRPGLDGPYYSDSTRVFG; encoded by the coding sequence GTGAGCCTGCTACCGGAAGGCAGTGACCCGCTTCGGTTCGGCACCGAGGCGTTCTACGCCGCGATCGGCCGGGCCTTCGTCGCCATGTGCGCGGTGGTGCCGTTCCTCTTCCTCATCGAGGCCGTTGATCAGGGCCTGGCATTCGGGCTCGACCCGGCTGCCGGCATCATCCCGCTCCGCCTCGATGGCCTGGACGGCGTCTTCTTCTCGCCGTTTCTGCACCACGGCTTTGATCATCTTTACAGCAACAGCATCCCGCTGATCCTGCTCGGCACCTTCGTACTCGCGGCGGGAGCGCGTCGCTTCCTCTGGTCCACGCTGATCATCATTCTGGTCAGCGGGCTGGGTATCTGGTTCACCGGTTCGCCGAACTCCGTGGTGGTCGGCGCGAGCGGCGTCATCTTCGGATACCTGGGCATCCTGCTCACCCGGGGCATCGTCGAGCGGAGCTGGTGGAACTTCGCGGTCGTTCTCCTGGTCGGCCTCCTCTACGGCTGGCAACTCGTCGGCATCCTCCCCACCGACGAGCGGATCTCCTGGCAGGCGCACCTCTTCGGGCTCCTGGGCGGGGTGGTCGCCGCGATCATCTTTCGGCGGCGTCGACCGGGCCTGGATGGCCCGTACTACTCCGACTCGACCCGCGTCTTCGGCTGA
- a CDS encoding TetR/AcrR family transcriptional regulator has product MVANSLRARVRAEMIEEIKTVARRHLATDGANLSLRAVARDLGMVSSAIYRYFPSRDDLLTALILEAYVALGDTVEAADAAVDRDDLRGRWLAGCRAARAWALANPAEYALLYGSPVPGYAAPDDTVEPAQRPPQTLLGILRDGLAAGQLTPPPADDLPKPVQDDLAAIVASLFPDAPAALLARGMAGWTQLFGLISFELFGRINSALPHRDEYFDHQIALMADLIGLPR; this is encoded by the coding sequence ATGGTCGCCAACTCGCTCCGTGCCCGGGTGCGCGCCGAAATGATCGAGGAGATCAAGACCGTGGCGCGCCGTCATCTGGCCACCGACGGCGCCAACCTGTCGTTGCGGGCGGTCGCCCGAGACCTGGGCATGGTCTCCTCGGCGATCTACCGCTACTTTCCCAGTCGGGACGACCTGCTCACCGCGCTCATCCTCGAGGCGTACGTGGCCCTGGGCGACACCGTCGAGGCGGCGGACGCCGCCGTTGACCGCGACGACCTGCGCGGACGTTGGCTCGCCGGGTGTCGCGCGGCTCGAGCCTGGGCCCTCGCCAATCCCGCCGAGTACGCGCTGCTCTACGGCAGCCCGGTTCCTGGCTACGCGGCGCCCGACGACACTGTCGAACCGGCTCAGCGCCCGCCACAGACCCTGCTCGGCATCCTCCGCGACGGGCTCGCTGCCGGACAGCTCACCCCACCCCCCGCCGATGACCTGCCCAAGCCCGTCCAGGACGACCTCGCCGCCATCGTGGCGAGCCTCTTCCCGGATGCGCCGGCAGCGCTGCTCGCCCGGGGGATGGCGGGTTGGACTCAGCTCTTCGGGCTGATCAGCTTCGAACTATTCGGCCGGATCAACAGTGCCCTGCCGCACCGCGACGAGTACTTCGACCACCAGATCGCGTTGATGGCGGACCTCATCGGCCTTCCCAGGTGA
- a CDS encoding lytic transglycosylase domain-containing protein yields MSRLWSRLGARTAAVALLAAGVVGGFQLGDDRDQGQQVPDAAGVEQVVLRTPQVHAVKGQATEYQEKLRDAAVAEAAAERKRRQEAAAASRNAARKAAAKLAEAKAEAAAAEAAAAAAEKPYDGPIPASCEEFRDNRKIGCALMLEAGFEIDQFPCLDKLFAKESGWNHKARNPSSGAYGIPQALPGSKMGSVADDWETNPATQIRWGLGYIDGRYGTPCKAWAHSQDVGWY; encoded by the coding sequence GTGAGTCGGCTGTGGAGCCGGTTGGGTGCCCGGACTGCCGCGGTGGCGTTGCTCGCTGCGGGCGTCGTCGGTGGTTTCCAACTGGGCGACGACCGGGATCAGGGCCAGCAGGTGCCGGACGCCGCCGGGGTCGAGCAGGTTGTGCTGCGAACACCGCAGGTGCATGCGGTGAAGGGGCAGGCTACCGAGTACCAAGAGAAGCTGCGCGATGCCGCGGTTGCCGAGGCGGCGGCGGAGCGGAAGCGCCGGCAAGAGGCTGCTGCGGCCTCGCGGAACGCGGCCCGCAAGGCGGCGGCGAAGCTGGCCGAGGCCAAGGCGGAGGCGGCTGCGGCGGAGGCGGCTGCGGCTGCGGCGGAAAAGCCGTACGACGGTCCGATCCCCGCCTCGTGCGAGGAGTTCCGCGACAACCGAAAGATCGGCTGTGCGCTGATGCTCGAGGCCGGCTTCGAGATCGATCAGTTCCCCTGTCTGGACAAGCTCTTCGCCAAGGAGAGCGGCTGGAATCACAAGGCCCGTAACCCATCAAGCGGTGCCTACGGGATCCCACAGGCACTGCCCGGTAGCAAGATGGGTTCGGTCGCCGACGACTGGGAGACGAACCCGGCCACCCAGATCAGGTGGGGCCTCGGTTATATCGACGGTCGGTATGGCACCCCGTGCAAGGCCTGGGCCCACTCGCAGGACGTGGGCTGGTATTGA